GTAACATCAAAGTTACGTCGCAGAAGAGTGTGTCGGGTTCTACACGGACTACATAGCTAAAAACAATGCATAAGTGGGTCCGTTACACGGCACAAGGGTAAACTCAGTGGTAAAGGTGGCctaggaaagaaaaatatacatgCTTCGAGTTGCGATCGAGAGGTTGACTATAGAAAGAACTTAAGGCACAATTTTTGTTGTCAACATTTTAGAAAGAGATCACACTTGGTGGAGTTGTATCACATACTGTGCAGAGGACCCTTAGGCCATGTGCAGTGTAGTGAAAAACCCGGTGCTAAAAAACTTAGCACCCGGTGCTAGCCATTAAAACTTGCCGgtgctaaaaaaaagtactagAACCGATTCATCTAGTTGCACTAGGTTCCAGCTTCATTAAAAAACATTTGTGCTACAGCCGATGGATCCCAACAGCTATAGTTTTGCCGTAGAAGAGTAGCAGGTGGGGAAAGTAGATGGATGGGGAAATAAAATAAGTCTGGCTGCTGGGTCCAAGAAGGAGGTGCTAAGGGCATATAACGCCGGAGCTTTTTATGGTTCGTTGGCATCCGTGTAAGTAGCGGTGCTAAGAAATTGGCACATTGCTCATGTCCTTACATCCGTTCGTATGCACATGGATGAGTTAAAAATAAAACCTCCCACAAAGAATAAGCTTGGCTCTAGAATAAACTTAAGGCAAGATTTGCATTGTGGCTAACTTTAAAAGATCTCGTTTAAAGTTGTGCGCCAACCATGGGCGGACCCAGGTTAAGAGGTGCTCTGCCCCCCACTAAACTTTTTAATCTTCTTACACTGATCAATGAAATAGTGAGATTGCCCCCACTTAGCTTAATCATTTGCCCCCACTTCTCTACTTTTGAGGTATATCTTCAAGTAATTGCAATTTTTTACCCCTCTAAATTAATTTTCTGGGTCCGTCCATGATGCCAACCGTGCATTccttttgacttttgacaCAAAGAACTAAATTGATCTCTTTTCAAAATCttgacacaaaaaaaattctatacGTATGTTTCACAAAGATATCGAAAATTGAACTTTCTTTAGTGCAGAGCATTTGATAATCATTATAtgtatgtttgtttattttctgaaatttgtaTACAGTTGGTTAGATAGAGAAATAAATTGTAAGGTAAAGGTAAATCCTAAAGACAAAAAGTCTGCTAAATGTAATAATAATTCTTCTAAAAAAGATTTCATTGTTGGCCACGATTAGTGTACTTTTTTTATATATCACCTATTGATTTGACATAAATCATTAAAATGGAAAATAAATGTATAATATTTGATATAAGACAATAATTGTGTAATACCCAATAAATAATAtaaatttttttaactttGTCTTAAATCAAACTTACTGAAATTTGACAAAGATTAGAAAAAAAGTGGACTGACATATAGTCCGTATTCCGTAGAATTATAAATTTATCACTCCTTTCTATccatattaattttttttgagcggtTTCCtattcatattacttgtcgcaagGAGAAGTAcatatttagaaacgaaggggtattttttttcttctttcgttTTAGTTCGTAGCTCCGTCGAGCGGTCGCAGAGAGGTCCGGGCTCTGCACCAGCCTCGCCGCTCGCCTGTTCCTCCCCGCGGGCGTCGACTAGCCGCTTCCGCCTTCATGCGCGGCCTTCTCTGCGGCGCTGCCTCCCCTCCAAGGCTCTGCCAGCTGGCAGCCGATTCATGAGGTACGCGGCGAGGAAAGCTGCGGCTGCGCTGCAATCGCCGCCGACACTCTCGTCTACCTCCTCCGCACCGCTCCTCCAGCGGTCCCAATCCCTCTGTGCTAGCGCGCCAGAAAAAGGATTGGCTCGGATTTCCCAAGAAATCGTCTCCCTTCCGATCTCCTGCGTGAGAGGCCATCACTTCCACAATGCACGCAAGCTGCTTGACGAAACCCCAAAGAGGAGCGCGTCCGCGTGGACGGCGTTCATTGCGGGCTGTGCGCGCAGTGGTCGGCACATGGACGGCCTGAGCGCTTTCACGGAGATGCGAGCCAAAGGTGGAGCTGAGCCAAATGCGTTTGTTCTTGCCGCCGTCCTCAGGTGCTGTGCTGGTCTCCGCGACATGGAGTCGGGTAAGTGCATCCACGGATGGATGCTGAGGAATGGAGCGCATCTCGACGTTGTTCTGTGCAATGCTGTTCTTGATATGTACGCCAAGTGTGGCGACTATGAGTGCACTAAGCGGGCATTTAAAGCAATGACCAAGATTGATGCCGTCTCCTGGAACATTGTGATCAGTGCATGTATGCAGAATGGTGACATTCTTGGGTCGATGCAGCTGTTCGACGTATCCCCATTGCGGGACACTTCAAGCTGGAACACTGTCATCAGCGGCTTGATGCGGAATGGGTGTGCTGCCAAGGCGCTGGACTGCCTGTATCGTATGGCACGAGCTAGAGTGGTCTTTAATCACTACACATACTCTACGGCACTTGCCTTGGCTGGCATGCTTTCCTTGCAAGACCTTGGCCGGCAGCTCCACGGCCGCGTGCTGACAGCTGCAGTGGACACTGACGCATTTGTCCGGAGCTCTCTCATGGACATGTACTGCAAGTGCGGTTCAATGGAGACTGCTGTGTTAATCTTTGATAGCTGGTCACAGCTTACTGGGGACATGAACTTTGCATGGAGCGCAATGGTCGCTGGGTATGTCCAGAAtggcagggaggaagaagcttTCGAGTTCTTCCGCTCGATGTTGCGTGAAGGGGTTGCTGCACATCAGTTCACCCTCACCAGTGCAATTGCAGCGTGTGCAAATGCAGGGATGGTTGAGCAAGGCAGGCAAGTGCATGGATGCATCGAGAAGCTAGGGCACAGTTTTGACGCACCATTGGCATCTGCCATCATTGACATGTATGCTAAGTGTGGCAACCTTGGTGATGCTTGCAGGATATTTGACAGAGCTTGTGCCAAGAATGTTGCTCTCTGGACTTCAATGCTGTGCTCCTATGCATCACACGGGAAAGGCAGGATGGCGATAGAGCTCTTCAACCGAATGACTGCAGAAAAGATCACACCAAATGAGATTACCCTGGTCGGTGTTCTATCTGCCTGTAGCCATGGCAGATTGGTCAATGAAGGAGATCACTTCTTCAAGCTAATGCAAGATGAGTATGGAATTGTTCCAAGCATTGAGCATTACAATTGCATGGTTGATCTTTATGGTCGAGCTGGAATGCTCTACAAAGCACATAACTTCATCAAGGAAAACAACATTAAGCATGAAGCTATTGTTTGGAAGACGTTATTGTCAGCTTGTCGACTTCACAAGCACATGGAGTATGCAAAACTTGCTTCTGAAAATTTGATTCAGCTGGAGGAATGTGATGCTGGATCATATGTTATGCTGTCAAACGTATATGCCACTCACAGCAAATGGCTTGACACTTCAAAGCTTAGAAGTTCGATGCGGGAAAGGAGGGTCTGGAAGCAACCCGGAAGATCCTGGATCCATTTGAAGAACATCATGCATACATTTGTCGCAGGGGACACTGCGCACCCAAGATCAGCTGAAATTTATGCTTACTTGGAGAAGTTGATGGAGAGGTTGAAGGATCTGGGGTATACAAGTAGAACTGATCTTGTTGCTCATGATGTAGAGGAGGAACAAAGGGAAACG
This is a stretch of genomic DNA from Brachypodium distachyon strain Bd21 chromosome 1, Brachypodium_distachyon_v3.0, whole genome shotgun sequence. It encodes these proteins:
- the LOC100846027 gene encoding pentatricopeptide repeat-containing protein At2g22070, with amino-acid sequence MRYAARKAAAALQSPPTLSSTSSAPLLQRSQSLCASAPEKGLARISQEIVSLPISCVRGHHFHNARKLLDETPKRSASAWTAFIAGCARSGRHMDGLSAFTEMRAKGGAEPNAFVLAAVLRCCAGLRDMESGKCIHGWMLRNGAHLDVVLCNAVLDMYAKCGDYECTKRAFKAMTKIDAVSWNIVISACMQNGDILGSMQLFDVSPLRDTSSWNTVISGLMRNGCAAKALDCLYRMARARVVFNHYTYSTALALAGMLSLQDLGRQLHGRVLTAAVDTDAFVRSSLMDMYCKCGSMETAVLIFDSWSQLTGDMNFAWSAMVAGYVQNGREEEAFEFFRSMLREGVAAHQFTLTSAIAACANAGMVEQGRIFDRACAKNVALWTSMLCSYASHGKGRMAIELFNRMTAEKITPNEITLVGVLSACSHGRLVNEGDHFFKLMQDEYGIVPSIEHYNCMVDLYGRAGMLYKAHNFIKENNIKHEAIVWKTLLSACRLHKHMEYAKLASENLIQLEECDAGSYVMLSNVYATHSKWLDTSKLRSSMRERRVWKQPGRSWIHLKNIMHTFVAGDTAHPRSAEIYAYLEKLMERLKDLGYTSRTDLVAHDVEEEQRETALKFHSEKLAIAFGIISTPSGTPLRIFKNLRVCVDCHEAIKYVSQATDREIVVRDLYRFHHFKDAKCSCEDFW